The Macrobrachium nipponense isolate FS-2020 chromosome 44, ASM1510439v2, whole genome shotgun sequence genome contains the following window.
CTTACTCAACAGCAGCGTCATCATCTCTGATTGTCTGTGATGCAAAGGGCGTCTGTGAAAGTAGTCAGTTTCTCATATCTTTCCTAAGCTTTAACTTCTACTTATCTCTACTCATCTCTAGCCTCTCATCTTACAGTTCTCATCCAGGCAGACCTGGGTCTTTCAACTCTTCTGGTGCCAACAGGGGCCCAGGTGACACCATCATGAGCTGTTTCCTCAGGGGTCGTGCGAAGGACACGTCCAAGCCCTTTCCATTTCCCTGTCAtcactatctcatctacataTGGAATTTCCGCCTTTTCCCTCGCGGTATAATTTCTGGTTCCAAGCGAATgtaagcaacaataaaaaaacacgtATCGTGAGTCGTCACGAATAATTCccttataaaataaacataagtgAAAAGTACATTAGAAACATTCTGATGACAGCACAGAAAAACGATTTGCAAAGACTTACGTCCGCTTGTTAGCATGAGGGACCCGATGATAATTAGGGTTGAGCAAGTATCATTCATATCATAATCGTCGCAATCAGCGGTACTCCCAAAGATGATGAGAATGATTCCTGGTATAAGCAGGACTTTTCCCGAGATCATCAGTCCAATGGCCAAGGAGCTCCTAACGAATCTGCCACGTATCTTCATGAAGAAAGAATGGTCTTAGATGcgtcaaataagaaaaaaagaattgaagcgatattttcatgataaaagatCACTTATAACAGGTTTTTTTAAAATGACCAAAGCGCTCACGCAGTATCTTCGTTGTCACAGATATAAGGAAATTATATTTCTGAAAGATTACTTTCACTCAAAATAATCAAATTCAATGTTAGATGAAGTATATTTATAGGGAAAATGTGCTAGATATTTAAAATGATTAGAACTAGGAAAAATCTGTATCTGTGAATATGCTGTAGAAAATACgcagaaatatatatgtaaaagattttaaaaatggcTTCATGGAACATAATGtttcaaatatgaaatattaacaaaatattggactagtagctctgatgaACTTGAAGGTCAGCTTCATAATTTATGGACATTTCTGGAATATTCATTTAGAATGTTCATGGGGACAAATACGCTTGAGACGTGtcattttacagaaaatatatcaGTGGTATTGGcgattaaaaaaggaaattagtTATCACTtgcaaaggaaatatatatatagcctatataattttttttgcatagCATACCGAAGTGTTAGGCAACGTTATAAGAATTGTGGATAATTGCCTGCATGATTTTGAATGGTATAAAAAATGATAGGTTGTTTACTACAGCTGGTTCActtgaggtagattcttgggtgagtcttacgcctacgagacgtttgtttggtggcagctgattggctggaagctgcctacctcccggtaccagccgatcagctgtcgccaaacaaacgtctcgtaagcatagggctcatccaagaatctacctgaaGTGAACCAGCTTTAGTCATGATTTCATATTGATAAATATCTGATAAATAACAATTGTTACGGGAATTCATTTTTGGTCCTCAATCAATGTTAAACCAAAGgttaattataactcattttgtaaCTTTACTTACCATAGTACCTTGAACCTGCATTGTCCTGTTGCTTTCTACCTTCCGACtttcttaataattattttcctgCAGGATAAAGATAAAGAGACCTTTAATTAACGTATTAAGAATGAAAGAGAATTTCAGGCCACATATGAAGGTGAGATTAGAAAGTAGCTTTTTGAAATAAGGTTGAGTGGCACCGCCCATTTATCTCATCGTCAAATGCGCAGTATTTTCGTCTATCATTGCGTAAGAGTTATTTAGACGTTTGGAGGTGAAACTACTTATGAGGAGTGTCTAATTTAAAATTTGAGTGGGTGTTATACATATCTTGGTTGTACACCTCCATACACAATGATTAGATTCGGAATGGCTTacaaggaataaaataaatagaacgtTTAATTTCAAGAATTTCAGTTGCATAATCAACCTCAATGATGCTTTCAATGATGTTTTCTAAATAATTATGAATTCAGTTGCGACAAATGCAAGGAAATCGTTATGATGAGATAGATTCGAAGACGGTCGTCAAACCTCCCTTGACAATTACTGTCTTAGCTATGGATGTAATCATACAAGTGATTAAAACGGCTGACAAATAAGCAAAAGGACAGTTAGTAAAATAAAGTGCTATTAGGTCAAAACTGTCATTGAGGAAGAGATTCTAATTATCATTTCTGCTCTTGAAACTCATTTAATCTCAGACGTcatttcaagaagaaaaaaaaagtcattccaaTTTTCACTTCTATCCATCTTGAAACTCAATAGACCTCAGCATTTCGACTCGGTTTCCTAAAATTTCTGGCAACGATTTCCAGCGAAATACTTTGAAGCTCGAATAATGGAAGTAAATGAGGAAGGACTCCATATTCTCACAGGTGGCCCGATGCAGTACATTTCAACATTCACCTGTACACCTGCATAAGTCATAGCTTTTCCTTGCATTTGTGTTTTAAGTGTGTAACTCACCCCTTCTTTTTTTTGTCCTCCGCCAAGGATTCGTGTTCCTGATGGTGGTTCTTGGTGGTTCTTTCTTGGTCTTTCTATTCACTGTCAAGACACCTACGGTCAGGTCTTGCAACACCTTTCTCTTCACTTCGAGTCTGTGGTGGAGTTGATACTGTTACAAGACAGTTGATATTCCACAGGCTACgagattaatatatttacatgcgGAATGATGTATCACAACTTCGTCACTTCAAATAAAAGAAGGTCACTAGGCAATAAAAGAGTGAATTCTTCACAGCAGTTGCACTCTTGTGAAGCAGCACCGCTTCTGCAGAGAAATTAACCCGATGATTATGACGCACACTGATAAGCCTTCACTgataatacaggaaaaaaaaggtGGTTATCTTTTGTACACAGTGTTAAAAACATTCATTGgaattagtagagagagagagagagagagaaagagagagagaaagagagaacctcAAGGTGAAAAGGGTGtgcaacgcagtgcaaatctcaccaaaacgctttcggaatttttacttacgcttgaatattttagaagattgacgccatctcgatgtttgcggagtcgcttgtgtcaataaactaaccatttccagtATCGTACCAGCGTGTTCTTCTCGAGTCTATGAGGATATTACGCAGTAAGTATTTTACATACGAATATACAAAATTTGTAAATGGCATAAAAATAGATGAAACCAGTCACGACCTTAgccttgctgatttttttttattacttatttaaacTTAACGTATTCCCAGTACGTtcacaacacatacatatatagtagtacatacatgatatgaattttatcacttgCACCTTGACATATTTCATATTACAAGCATTTACCTACAAATATCATTCAATTTCACGCAACCTCGGAACAATACACCGAGGGGGAATTAAGTGATAAGCGATCCGCTGTCAGAGGGATTCGAACCATCAAATGGtttgaaaatgaggccttttcAAGAGGCTCTaatcgtcacaatatatatattatatatatatatatatatatatatatatatatatatatccatataatataaaatcaataatatatattatatatatttatcctaaaGAGGGAGTGATTTCTTTACGTATCTCAGGTTGATGAATCACCATTCTTAAGTGATTTACACCAGAGAGAAATGGTTTTTAAGTATCCCAGGTTGGTGAATCACGATTCTTCAGTGATTTACACTAAAAAGAAGTGATTTTTACGTATCTCAGGTTGATGAATCACGATTCCTAAGTGATATACTCTAGAGAGAAATGGTTTTTAAGTATTTCATTTTGATGAATCACGATTCTTATGTGATTTGCACTAGAGAGAAATGGTTTTTAAGTAACTCAGGTTGATGAATCATGCTTATTAAGCGATTTACATTAAAGAGAGATGAGTTTGACGTATCTTAAGATGATGGCTCATGATTCTCAAATAATTTGCATTGAAGAAAAACGTAACCTTATGTAGCTCAGGTGGATGATTCATGAATCTCAAGACTGATATTCAGAAGCTCAGGTCTGTGACGTCGTaggataattatttttaaattggtGAAATTCCCACATGATTCATATAGTAGTAGTCAGGGTCacctttaataataattgtgaacAAGGGGGATTTTTGCTACTTTTCAGGATACCAAAGGCAGTTACGAAGTTTATAAGAAGACTATGAAAGCACGcggtttttttctaaaataatgaacgaaaaacttttttattaatCTCCTGAACAGGAATCGACACAAACCACTTGAATCTTTTTGGGAAATAGTTTTCCGAGGAAAACTTTAGCCAAATcagtaaaataaagagaaagaaaatagcaTATTGCATCTAGTTAAACGTATTCTGTAGTGTACAAAAAATGCGGTTATATCGATTACATGCTTTCCTCCTACCTGAGGTGTTAACAGCTAGTTAAATCAAATATATCTGATTAAGCGATAAAAAGATAACACAAAATTCTAATCAGGCTTTAAACTGATAAAAGAAACTCCCAATGGGTAAAGGAAGCCTCCCTTAGGGGAGTGGTGACATCACTGCACCTTACGTGGTGTAATGTGGGTGTAAATAAAAGGTGTTTGCAGCGCCCCCTCCTTTCCTAGCTGCACAAACTTTTTATACCCTTTTACTTTAACtccattttgctgtccaacctctccaactgtTGCTTCTTAATGCAATGGTGAGGTTTTTCCTGGACGGTAAAATCATTTTTCTTACACGCTGTTTATCAAGGATCAAGTTCAAAAGCCTTTTTCAAtgttaacaaaatatatttcttatacgTCATTCATTAGCAACAAAGTCTTACGAgagaaatcacattttttttctagtataTCATTCTTATAAATTATGAAGCAAAAGTCAGTCTTCAAAAAGAACAAGCAATACCTATTGAAAAAGAGTCTTTCTCGTTCATTATTTcgcaaataattatgtatacaaAACACTCCTTTcatgcttaataaaaataggttcTCATTTTGAGCGTTTCTTGAAAATCAAGTTGACGCGGTTGTGTTTTATTTCGCACAGAAACATAAGCGTTTTCTTTTTCCTCACGTTTAACCTACGGAACATTCGATTGTCCTAAGAATAGAAGGACGGCGTCTTCTCTTGCGCCATCGTTTCGTCCGGATGAGAAGTGAGGACGGTGAAGTGACCCAGTCCTCCCGAAGTCAGGGCTTCCTTCGAGTTCCTCTTCAGCTGGAAGAACATCATGCTTCCGCCGACCCCAACCGTCGCTGAAAAGGGGAAAGTCAAAGATGAATTGTCTACTCGAGTACCCGCCATTGTCTGTAAATTTTGCGACTGTATGGACGATGTTGCAAGGGAAATGGTGGCTGCTATCGAATGTGCTTGCTTGACAATATGGGTGCAAAATGAGATTTTGTTCTgatgtgcaactggaacttccgAAGTTCTTGCTagcgaagatgcaatgtattACGATCCTAATACTATTCTATACTTGCTCGTAAGGCCTTGagtattttaaagtatttgaaGTAAAGAGTTCATCTCAGTGTCTTACTTAAATTTTCGTCAGATAGACCTATATATGAATCTTAACTTACACAGGTAAACGTTGTTAAGTAATTACCACCCAAGTAATCCTTTGGTAATTTTAGAATTTATGGATAAAAGTTTTCTACTTTTGtcacttactttatatatatacatatatatgtatatatatatatatataatatatatatatatatatatatatatatatatatatatatatatatatatatatatatatatatatatataatatatatatgatgagagagagagagagagagagagagagattatttatacatatatacatacgtataactgaatcacgaaagttaggaacgtgataaatccataaataaagatatatgccacgaaggaaaaacaaacgaaggaggtctgcaagatctttcgacgttaaaagtcctttactgagcagagactgacatacatacgagaaaagacaatacaagaagattcgtataactgacagatagggattataaagagattagtacctaaaatccgacacacctggaagataagaaaccttcccaaacaagcataaacaatgggtgcaattaaaggtttaagacaatcatctcagatacaatttcaagacaattaaaggattataggtgacagctattcagaacttgttaaacaaaaccatattcacaatatatgacagacatacattacaacaaaattaataactctaaggcaagtgatttttatttaagtcagtaattatatctttgaggtcattcttaaacatgttacagatacaagggtctaagtgaaaaaggccacgactaacattgagattacaatgaaaagtaagttgtattaaagcagattctaaaagatttcgtgataagacatctcttgaccttgcaattactgaactatcaacccaatttattcggtggttgttttcacctaaatgaatgaatattgcattagatttttgcccagtttttacagaatatttatgctggcttagccttacttctaagcctttgctagactgtccgagataaaatgagagacaatccatacatggaattttatatattatgttgttgctttctctggggccattttttattaacattccttttagtgtgttattataggaaaaaacaaggttgacattaaaagcttttaacaatgatttaatggtttcaaatccgttaaaataaggcaaactgagaatgttcttagaattttctttctgcgtgttacttacagtataaaactttttgtgggctttattataacaaatgtctaatatatgtgaaggatagcataaatctttccttacttttcttatgtattcaatgctcgtaaaaacatagaggaaaaaattgatatttttatgttaagatggtggcctgagaagaaatgaacataagttaggttgttagtcggtttcctataaatactgaatttacattgaaatggttctctatgtatcaaaacgtctaagaaagggaggcaattgtctttttctgattgtagagtaaacttaatcgatggttcctggttatttaatttagagagtaattcatttacatcaataccgacaggaagaacagctaaacaatcatcaacataacgataccactttacaggaatatgaatgatattaggtaagtagcgtttttcaaagaattccatatacagatttgagagtaatggtgataaaggatttcccattgccatgccaaaaatttgttgataaaattcaccattgaatataaacttacaatcacaaatgcacaaactcgtgagtgaaataatgtgacttataggtagaggtaattcatgctgagttagttcattactaagatattctaaaatagagtctatagggactttagtaaaaagagaacatacatcaaaactaacgaatctatcagtagggcaaagagcaattttgtttaatttatcaactaaatctagagaattatatatatgagaatcggagatggttccaagtaacggggacaagatcttagtgatatatttcgaaagttattTTAAcgaatttgaaaccattaaatcattgttaaaagcttttaatgtcaaccttgttttttcctataataacacactaaaaggaatgttaataaaaaatggccccagagaaagcaacaacataatatataaaattccatgtatggattgtctctcattttatctcggacagtctagcaaaggcttagaagtaaggctaagccagcataaatattctgtaaaaactgggcaaaaatctaatgcaatattcattcatttaggtgaaaacaaccaccgaataaattgggttgatagttcagtaattgcaaggtcaagagatgtcttatcacgaaatcttttagaatctgctttaatactacttacttttcattgtaatttcaatgttggtcgtggcctttttcacttagacccttgtatctgtaacatgtttaagaatgacctcaaagatataattactgacttaaataaaaatcacttgccttagagttattaattttgttgtaatgtatgtctgtcatgtattgtgaatatggttttgtttaacaagttctgaatagctgtcacctataatcctttaattgtcttgaaattgtatctgagatgattgtcttaaacctttaattgcacccattgtttatgcttgtttgggaaggtttcttatcttccaggtgtgtcggattttaggtactaatctctttataatccctatctgtcagttatacgaatcttcttgtattgtcttttctcgtatgtatgtcagtctctgctcagtaaaggacttttaacgtcgaaagatcttgcagacctccttcgcttatttttccttcgtggcatatatctttatatatatatatatatatatatatatatatatatcatatatatacatatatatatatatatatatatatatatatatatattatatatatatatatatatatatatatatatatagggggagagagagagagagagagagagactgcagtaaCACTCACTGACCTCCGATCACCATCAAAAAGAGCCCACTTATGAAGAGATTTGTCGTGTATCTGCTACAGCTGTAGTCGTGCCAGTCGTAGTCGTCGTAGCACGTGGAAGAGGCGAACAGGGAGAATAGAACCAGTGAGCCCAGCAAGCAGACAGCGGCGGCGGCGATTGTGCCCAAAACCATCCCGGAGGTCACCATGACCCCGCACATCTGCCGAAAGACACGGGTTTTAGAGTCTACCTATAGGGGCAGGGGATCTTGACAGGGGGGGTTATCCCTAGGAGGAGGACCGCATGCTGAGGTATGGGGCTTGATCTCTGGGTATTTGTACCTTACCAAATTActcattgtttatttacatttcacattttgttaatgaataacTATGCAAAACTATAAATGCGTTTGGTTTTCCTGTacgttctattcctagctattcatactaTTCATacttaaagtatgtattaaaccgactatattaaattatattgtcAACAAGCAGGGCTTAAGTAgtcttaagcaaagggggtatggaaccatactgggcaattcattgggggtctggagtcatcgaaaggttaagaacccctgattTAGGGTCTAACTTTACAGTCTGCTACTTTTAGAGCCTCACCTTTCAATGGAAGTTCTCctcagtcattttttttccacTATGACGCACCTgacatgtatgcatttatatatgcatgtatgggTAAATGTACGTAATTAAGTATGTCTGCATGCTATAAATGCACATATTCCGTGTATGCTGGATTAAGAAGACGCCACAAaggacaaaaatgatatttttttttcagctttcaaagggaccttcttcttcctttctcctgAAAATatccacgcacacacacgcacacacaacctcacacacacatacacacatgcatatatataaacgtatatacacGAAaacttggaacgtgatgaatagataaacaaaggcaaaatccacgaaggaaataaaaacaatggaatACCGCTGCAAGGCCCTTCGACTTTCGTCCTTTAGTAAAGGACGGGaatcgaaaggtcttgcagaattactccagtgtttcactttccttagtggattttgcctttatatatatatatatatatatacatatgaatacttatgtgtatgtatatatatttacatgcatgtttgtatatgtgtgaaGAATATCTACATGCGTGCATTTCCATGCTCTAGATAGCTATTCCATCACTTATTAGGTTAATATTAGGAAGATATTGAATGAAACTAGTACGGAATTAGCAGTGCAATAACAACTCACCCTCATATTTGCCATGCTGCCTTGAGTATCCCCTGCAACCTGCAACGACAGAATGAATTGCACGTTTTGGTAATTCTTTTCAAAACCTGATGTATAAATAATGATCAATTATAAGTCAACAGTAGAAGACAAAAATCGAAATTCGACTTCGTGTTTTATTGTTGATACCAAGAGGCTTCAGACTCATAGGATAGATTTAAGCGAACTTTGACAAATTATTTAACGGGGAATAAAGCTTTTCTGGATGGTCAAGTTTTGTATTGGTGGCTCTCCGGCTTTATGAAAATAGAGTAGTTGCATTTTGTGATATCTAAAATGAATTCGTAAATGTGATAGTGCAGCGACACAGTCCACTCGTGTCATCTTGTAaacagtgataaaaaaataactgtgGATTCTCTTCTTATCCCTTTTATATTCTTTACTGTTGTCTGTTGACAAGAGACAAGTGGAAAACTGCCGTAACTGATGCGCTGGAGTCATGAAATGACAAACATAGaaagcaagaaataatagatTTGGATAACGAGTTTCACCTTTCGATGATTGATCAGTTATGAAAATCAAACTATGCAGCCAAGTACTGGAGCACTTGCAGTCATTCGGCGCCAAAGACAGTGAAAAAGAGGAGCTTGGAGTGGGTGGAcggcaagatgaaagaaaggaagaTGGAATGAAAGTAGAGTGCAGTTAGGGGCCACAAGGACACCGAAGACAATcttcagtaatgtctacagtgcactacGTAAGGTGCTCTGACTGCACTAACCCCTCGTGGGACTCTTCTCCTTGGGACATATTATCTTTTGTTTCCAGGTAATGTTACCTGCTTATGAAGTACAAAGAAATAAAGGTTGAGAGGCCCTTTGATTCTTGTGATTAAAAAGGCAACAATACGCAAAGACGTTGTCATGTAAAAAAGAACATGACGATCTGATCAGAGATCATAATCCAAGGCTCTCTTGACGCTTGAGAATGGTCCTAGCGTACTCGAGCTGACTGAGTGCTGACTTGGCTGATTCATCATAAAGCTGACATAACACAGAGGAGCTGACAAACGATCAGAGGGTAGTAAACACCAGAGTCCCGAGCATTATCTGCCAGCACAAACAAAACGAGAACAGAAGCAAACGAAGGTGTTCTACATTGCAAAATTTCCTCTGAAATCCCTGatagcacacacaaaaaaaaaaaaaaaaaaaaaaaaaaacaaggacgaGAAGCGACTCTTGATTTCACTACAAGCCGGATGGTGGGTTTATCGCTAATTACGCAAGTGTTAGAAAGCCAGCGTATTTTCCTTATcggggtctctcttttttttcctccttttgtaAAGATGccgtttatataaatatttataaatgtgtatgtatatgtatgtgtgtgataaaaattctcatacatacatacacacacacacacacacaaaaatggtttatctcagaaaatgcccaacagtttcgtcctctaatggacctcttcttggagcgtttattaataaacgctcccaaaagaggtccattggaggacgaaactgttgggcatcttctgagctgaaccattttcattttcctatgtggaatacagatgaattaccatatcttcgtgcctaagaagattactagtgcactatatatatatatatatatatatatatatatatatatatatatatatatatatatatatatatatatatatacttacgtatacatataatatgtataaaaatatgcgTGCTTACTTTCTGTCTGCTTATTCAATATGACCAATCACACTTATCATTCTTTCTCCCGCTTGCGATAGGCAAGATtaatgatgaaaaaatgaaacGGAACACTTCAGAAACTTTCTATGACGGATGTCAATCTACGCATCTCCTGTCATGATATTATGTGATCCCATTCTCATCTCTGATACACGAAGCATAATTATGTCATTATGCTTCATTACAGAAAAGTGAATGGCTTATTCTATAATATCATCATTCAATATCCCAGAGGCAACAATGACCTATAATTCTCTGTATTATCGGACATTTTCGGATAAACTTGGAGCTGAACGGTTTGAAATTCGAAACGGAAATGTATTCATCTTTCccaggcaggattcgaacccataCCGGATGGGACACTGAATGCAGACTGCACTGATGCCATCAGCAAAAAATGTTCAAGAACATGGCGTGACATATAATGTCAGCCAGAAAACGCAGCTTTCTTTTATAACTTCGTTAACAATTTTTGTACGTTGAGAGATTTTACCTTTTAATGTTGGATCTTCTAAGGCTCCTGCTCTTTGCCACTTCCTCTGTGTTACCtttttcttgaaaatgaaaacaacgGTTGACTTTCGGCTGCTTTCACTGCCTCGTACTCCAGTTACCTGTGAAG
Protein-coding sequences here:
- the LOC135204076 gene encoding uncharacterized protein LOC135204076: MANMRMCGVMVTSGMVLGTIAAAAVCLLGSLVLFSLFASSTCYDDYDWHDYSCSRYTTNLFISGLFLMVIGATVGVGGSMMFFQLKRNSKEALTSGGLGHFTVLTSHPDETMAQEKTPSFYS